The following proteins come from a genomic window of Synechococcus sp. BIOS-E4-1:
- a CDS encoding DUF3764 family protein, which yields METTVWTFNLSVPFTEWVKIYDSEDVSKMHSSVGIKTLFRGVSKNDESKVCAVQQAPVGVAQKLFEDNKEMIRGAGHIIESTVITAYSEN from the coding sequence ATGGAAACCACTGTCTGGACTTTCAACTTAAGCGTTCCATTCACAGAATGGGTCAAAATATATGACAGCGAAGATGTCTCCAAGATGCACTCTTCAGTGGGGATCAAAACGCTGTTTCGTGGAGTCAGCAAAAACGATGAATCTAAAGTCTGTGCCGTTCAACAAGCCCCAGTTGGTGTAGCACAAAAACTGTTCGAAGATAACAAAGAGATGATTAGAGGAGCTGGTCATATCATTGAAAGTACAGTGATAACTGCCTATTCAGAGAATTAA